In Daucus carota subsp. sativus chromosome 4, DH1 v3.0, whole genome shotgun sequence, one DNA window encodes the following:
- the LOC108217724 gene encoding putative respiratory burst oxidase homolog protein H — protein sequence MDNLHTRRRPGDSEKVVLQGVKIDKLNNEQNNMASPQSQNQTRQTLPKSVSKSTFGRIASTFKASRNASKGIGHRHAPHSGALRGLNSVRFIDKKQVGKEGDGWHNVENRFHQMAVNGKLSREKFGVCVGMGESRDFAVELFDTLARRRDVNTENGIDLEQLKLFWEDIALQDSDTRLSIFFDMCDKNGDGRLSEEEVKEVLIMSASANKLGTFKKHAGRYAAVIMEELDPDHLGYIEMWQLEAILRGGLANQEGGNSGGAAMKKSQSLARTMIPTRYRGAIGKYGSLALEKTYENWQKIWVMLLWLYVNAQLFAWKFQEYKKKPSFLVCSYCVCFAKGAAETLKFNMALILFPVCRRTLTKIRESFLGTFIPFDENINFHKIIALGVAIGVAVHTGFHLTCNLVRMSSCSRSLFMSTLGPSFDYKQPSYMDIVMTIPGITGVLMILIMAFSFTLATHAFRRNVVKLPWIFHHLAGFNAFWYSHHLLAVVYILFYIHGTMLIIGKEKTTWMYITVPILCYATERLLVLRDLNFDVQIIKAIIYTGNVLALYMSKPPSFKYQSGMYLFVKCPDISPFEWHPFSITSAPGDDYLSIHIRTLGDWTTELKDRFAKVCEVKDAKPRQGNLVRMETRSNVRSASLASRSSAAECVPKSGPLQIEPESSSDQDFPTIIIKGPYGAPAQNYKKYDVLLLIGLGIGATPFISILKDLLNNIGDYKKQDFDEEADAKIPDRAYFYWVTREQGSFEWFKGVMDDVAEQDVNHIIEMHNYLTSVYEEGDARSALITMVQSLERAKKGVDVVSNSKIITHFARPNWRKVFTDLATTHDKHIIGVFYCGSPTLTKPLRELCEEFSLETSSRFEFHKENF from the exons ATGGATAACTTGCATACACGTAGGAGACCAGGCGATTCTGAAAAAGTCGTTCTTCAGGGCGTTAAGATTGATAAATTGAACAATGAGCAGAACAATATGGCGTCACCGCAATCACAAAATCAAACGCGTCAGACATTGCCTAAATCTGTAAGCAAAAGCACTTTTGGTAGGATTGCTAGTACCTTTAAAGCCTCTAGGAATGCATCTAAAGGCATTGGCCATAGGCACGCCCCTCATTCTGGAGCGCTTAGAGGCCTTAATAGTGTCcgatttattgataaaaaacaAGTAGGGAAAGAGGGTGATGGTTGGCACAATGTGGAGAATCGTTTTCATCAAATGGCAGTCAATGGAAAGCTCAGTAGAGAAAAATTTGGAGTTTGTGTTG GAATGGGGGAGAGCAGAGACTTTGCAGTAGAGTTATTCGATACGTTGGCAAGGCGGAGGGATGTAAATACAGAAAATGGGATAGACTTGGAACAACTGAAGTTGTTCTGGGAAGACATTGCACTACAAGACAGTGATACAAGGCTTAGCATATTCTTTGATAT GTGTGACAAGAATGGTGACGGTAGGTTATCTGAGGAAGAGGTGAAAGAG GTACTTATAATGAGTGCTTCGGCTAACAAGCTCGGAACTTTCAAGAAACATGCTGGCCGCTATGCAGCTGTCATCATGGAAGAACTGGACCCTGATCATTTGGGCTATATAGAG ATGTGGCAACTTGAAGCAATATTAAGAGGGGGGTTGGCCAATCAAGAAGGAGGCAACTCCGGTGGCGCTGCTATGAAGAAATCACAATCACTTGCAAGAACCATGATACCTACAAGATACAGAGGTGCAATAGGTAAATATGGAAGTTTAGCCTTGGAAAAAACATATGAAAACTGGCAGAAAATATGGGTAATGCTCTTGTGGTTGTACGTGAATGCTCAACTCTTTGCCTGGAAGTTTCAAGAATACAAAAAGAAACCAAGTTTCTTAGTCTGTAGCTATTGTGTTTGCTTTGCCAAGGGTGCAGCTGAGACTCTCAAGTTCAACATGGCTCTCATTCTATTTCCTGTATGCAGAAGAACATTAACTAAAATCCGTGAATCATTTCTTGGAACCTTTATACCTTTTGATGAAAACATCAACttccacaaaattattgcattagGGGTCGCCATTGGGGTTGCTGTACATACAGGGTTTCATCTTACTTGCAATCTTGTGAGAATGTCAAGTTGTTCTCGGTCATTATTTATGAGTACCCTCGGACCAAGCTTCGACTACAAGCAGCCATCTTATATGGACATTGTAATGACCATTCCAGGTATAACCGGCGTGCTCATGATTTTAATTATGGCTTTTTCATTCACTCTAGCCACACATGCATTCAGAAGGAATGTTGTAAAATTGCCATGGATATTCCATCACTTAGCTGGTTTTAATGCTTTCTGGTACTCACATCATCTTCTGGCGGTAGTCTATATCCTCTTCTACATTCATGGCACCATGTTAATCATTGGCAAGGAAAAGACG ACGTGGATGTATATCACAGTTCCAATACTTTGCTATGCAACTGAACGGCTTTTGGTTCTTCGCGATCTCAATTTTGATGTCCAGATCATAAAG GCTATTATATACACGGGAAATGTGTTAGCCTTATACATGAGCAAACCTCCATCATTCAAGTACCAGAGTGGGATGTACCTTTTTGTCAAGTGTCCAGATATTTCGCCTTTTGAATG GCATCCGTTCTCAATTACTTCTGCACCAGGAGATGACTACCTAAGTATTCACATTCGTACTCTGGGAGACTGGACCACTGAACTTAAAGACAGATTTGCGAAG GTCTGTGAAGTCAAAGACGCGAAACCAAGACAAGGAAATCTTGTAAGAATGGAAACAAGATCAAATGTCAGATCTGCAAGCTTAGCTTCACGCTCATCAGCTGCGGAATGCGTGCCCAAGTCAGGCCCATTGCAGATTGAGCCAGAATCATCTTCAGATCAAGA TTTCCCAACGATTATCATCAAAGGACCTTACGGTGCACCAGCTCAGAATTACAAGAAATATGACGTACTTTTACTTATTGGCCTAGGAATAGGAGCAACTCCCTTTATCAGCATATTAAAAGACCTTTTAAACAACATTGGCGATTACAAGAAACAG GACTTTGATGAGGAGGCTGATGCAAAAATTCCTGATCGAGCATACTTCTATTGGGTGACAAGAGAACAAGGCTCCTTTGAATGGTTCAAAGGCGTAATGGATGATGTTGCAGAACAAGACGTCAAT CATATAATCGAAATGCATAACTATCTGACTAGTGTATATGAAGAAGGCGATGCTCGATCTGCACTCATAACAATGGTTCAGTCTTTGGAACGTGCTAAAAAGGGTGTTGATGTCGTTTCAAATAGTAAG ATAATAACACACTTTGCAAGACCAAACTGGAGAAAGGTGTTTACTGATTTAGCGACGACCCATGATAAACATATCATAg GCGTGTTCTACTGTGGAAGTCCTACACTTACAAAACCACTCAGGGAGCTCTGTGAAGAATTTAGCTTGGAAACCTCAAGTCGCTTTGAATTCCACAAGGAAAACTTCTAA
- the LOC108218035 gene encoding embryo-specific protein ATS3A-like produces MRRSGGLRIFLTIGLISEIFQTALSAQLSTKNKGNCSYAVTVETTCTRGAETSNHVSLRFGDAKSNDILVHHLNSKHLRRLDPLQPQVLDDIPRKPFQACMVDQFQVTGPCVESMICYLYLKLNGNDDWRPGFVQVKVFEGSHFSSDYFYVRRYLPRHVWHGSDMCETEVTPFGVKYKRKVLGKKHA; encoded by the exons ATGAGACGCTCTGGAGGTTTACGGATTTTCTTAACTATTGGATTGATTTCAGAGATTTTTCAGACAGCTCTAAGTGCCCAGCTATCAACAAAAAACAAG GGAAATTGCAGCTATGCAGTTACagtagaaacaacttgtaccagAGGTGCTGAGACATCCAACCATGTCAGCTTGAGGTTTGGAGACGCAAAATCAAATGATATACTTGTGCACCATCTTAACTCGAAGCACCTACGAAGATTAGATCCATTGCAGCCACAAGTTCTTGATGATATTCCTAGAAAACCATTTCAAGCCTGCATGGTGGATCAGTTTCAAGTTACAGGACCGTGTGTTGAGTCGATGATCTGTTACCTATACTTAAAATTAAATGGAAATGATGATTGGAGGCCGGGTTTCGTGCAGGTCAAAGTGTTTGAAGGATCCCATTTCAGCTCTGATTATTTTTATGTTCGTCGATACCTGCCCAGGCATGTTTGGCATGGCTCTGATATGTGTGAGACTGAAGTTACTCCTTTTGGAGTCAAGTACAAGAGGAAAGTGTTGGGAAAGAAGCATGCTTGA
- the LOC108218656 gene encoding phototropin-1 isoform X2 — protein MEHAENKVMSPPAAASSSTRNSRGSLEVFNPSTYNRPSNYQVFRPQSSWKNWTDKSTEPPENISGRHNDASDKVTSWMALKDSTPPPQLVINEGLKSPIGGGSVAQRAAEWGLVLKTDDETGKLKGVKVRNSGGDEPNNNKTVASTSRKNSSTSVRSSGDLSDDGDKGIPRVSEDLKDALSAFQQTFVVSDATKPDYPILYASAGFFKMTGYTPKEVIGRNCRFMQGADTNPEDVAKIREALQEGKTYCGRLLNYKKDGSPFWNLLTVSPIKDETGKTLKFIGMQVEVSKHTEGSKENMLRPNGLPESLIRYDARQKEMASTSVTELLEAVERPESMNVRPLIRRSSDQGTDKDQLDGLGKYYTAVTTAPPPRRNSHAGIRTSMQRINEVPDKKPKKTSRRHSFMGIIKKRRASNESDDHQFKDLSLEDGEDDDDDDISVPNGDDERPGSLDDKVKQKEKRKGLDLATTLERIEKNFVITDPRLPDNPIIFASDSFLELTEYSREEILGRNCRFLQGPETDPATVKKIREAIDSQKEVTVQLINYTKTGKKFWNLFHLQPMRDHKGDVQYFIGVQLDGSQHVEPLHSCIPETTATESAVQVKETAVNVDEAVRELPDANSKPEDLWRNHSKTVHAKPHKKDSSAWKAIEKILDNGEQLALKHFRPVKPLGSGDTGSVHLVELCGTGEYFAMKAMDKSVMLNRNKVHRACAEREILDMLDHPFLPALYASFQTKTHICLITDYCPGGELFVLLDRQPTKVLKEDAVRFFAAEVVVALEYLHCQGIIYRDLKPENILIQQNGHVVLTDFDLSCLTSCKPQLLIPEITDKKKKKKKTKDTKELYPILRNTHQKGQPDPIFMAEPMRASNSFVGTEEYIAPEIISGAGHTSAVDWWALGVLLYEMLYGYTPFRGKTRQRTFANVLQKDIKFPGSKVVSLQAKQLIYRLLHKDPKNRLGAREGANEIKQHPFFHGINWALVRCQSPPKLDSPLFELIEAEAKAEKVDPGLQDLQTNIF, from the exons ATGGAGCATGCAGAGAACAAAGTAATGTCTCCACCAGCGGCAGCATCATCCTCCACAAGAAACTCACGGGGCTCGCTTGAAGTCTTCAATCCATCGACTTATAATCGCCCGAGTAATTACCAAGTCTTCCGGCCACAATCTTCCTGGAAAAACTGGACTGACAAGAGCACTGAACCACCGGAAAATATCTCTGGCAGACATAATGATGCCTCTGATAAGGTCACCTCATGGATGGCACTCAAAGACTCAACACCACCGCCACAGTTGGTGATTAACGAGGGCCTTAAATCCCCCATTGGAGGTGGTTCTGTGGCTCAGAGAGCAGCAGAGTGGGGATTAGTACTGAAGACAGATGATGAGACTGGAAAGTTAAAGGGTGTCAAGGTGAGAAACTCTGGTGGTGATGAGCCTAACAATAATAAAACTGTTGCTTCGACATCGAGAAAGAACTCAAGTACCTCAGTTAGAAGCTCTGGTGATTTATCCGATGATGGAG ATAAAGGGATTCCGAGGGTGTCTGAAGACTTGAAGGATGCGTTATCAGCCTTTCAACAAACATTTGTAGTATCAGATGCAACAAAGCCAGATTATCCAATACTCTATGCAAGTGCTGGTTTCTTTAAAATGACTGGCTACACACCTAAAGAAGTTATTGGCAGAAACTG TCGATTCATGCAGGGTGCAGATACGAATCCAGAAGATGTGGCAAAGATCAGAGAAGCACTACAAGAAGGGAAGACATATTGTGGGAGGCTGTTGAATTACAAGAAAGATGGGTCGCCTTTTTGGAACCTTCTCACCGTTTCTCCTATCAAGGATGAAACTGGCAAAACTCTCAAATTCATCGG AATGCAAGTGGAGGTGAGCAAGCACACAGAAGGTTCTAAGGAGAACATGCTCCGTCCCAATGGATTACCTGAATCTTTAATTCGATACGATG CTCGACAGAAAGAGATGGCATCGACTTCTGTAACAGAACTATTGGAAGCAGTGGAAAGGCCTGAATCAATGAATGTTCGACCTCTAATACGAAGATCATCTGATCAAGGCACTGACAAGGATCAATTAGATGGTCTTGGCAAGTACTATACAGCTGTTACGACAGCTCCTCCTCCTAGGAGAAACTCTCATGCTGGTATCCGGACCTCAATGCAGAGGATCAATGAAGTACCGgataaaaaaccaaaaaagacTTCGCGACGCCATTCTTTCATGGG GATTATTAAGAAACGACGAGCTAGTAATGAAAGTGATGATCATCAGTTCAAAGATTTATCTCTTGAAGAtggagaagatgatgatgacgaCGACATCAGTGTGCCAAATGGTGATGATGAGCGACCAGGAAGTTTGGATGACAAAGTAAAGCAAaaggagaaaagaaaaggacttGATCTTGCTACTACTCTTGAACGTATCGAGAAAAACTTTGTCATTACTGATCCAAGACTGCCTGATAATCCTATA ATATTTGCATCAGATAGCTTCTTGGAGTTGACAGAGTACAGTCGTGAAGAAATCTTAGGAAGAAATTGCAG GTTTCTTCAAGGGCCTGAAACTGATCCAGCTactgtaaaaaaaataagagaagCTATTGATAGCCAGAAGGAAGTTACTGTTCAGCTTATCAACTACACCAAAACTG GCAAAAAGTTCTGGAATCTGTTTCATCTGCAGCCTATGCGTGATCATAAG GGAGATGTTCAGTATTTTATAGGGGTACAACTAGATGGAAGTCAGCATGTCGAGCCACTTCACAGCTGTATACCCGAGACAACTGCTACAGAGAGCGCAGTACAG GTGAAAGAAACTGCAGTGAACGTTGATGAAGCAGTGAGAGAACTTCCAGATGCTAATTCG AAACCGGAAGATTTATGGAGAAACCACTCGAAAACGGTTCATGCTAAACCTCATAAAAAGGATAGCTCTGCTTGGAAGGCTATTGAGAAG ATTCTTGATAATGGAGAACAGcttgctttgaagcactttagGCCAGTAAAACCTCTGGGATCTGGTGACACCGGAAG TGTGCATTTGGTGGAATTGTGTGGTACGGGTGAATATTTTGCAATGAAAGCCATGGATAAAAGTGTGATGCTTAACCGCAACAAG GTCCATAGAGCTTGTGCAGAAAGAGAAATCCTAGACATGTTGGACCACCCTTTTCTTCCTGCCTTGTATGCTTCATTTCAG ACCAAAACACATATTTGTCTTATAACTGATTATTGCCCCGGAGGAGAGCTGTTTGTGCTTTTAGACAGACAACCAACAAAGGTGCTGAAGGAAGATGCTGTAAG GTTCTTTGCTGCCGAAGTAGTTGTGGCTTTAGAGTACCTTCATTGTCAAG GCATTATTTACAGAGATTTGAAGCCTGAAAATATTTTGATCCAGCAAAACGGACACGTGGTGTTAACAGATTTTGATTTGTCCTGTTTAACATCCTGCAAGCCACAG CTTTTAATTCCTGAGATCACtgataagaaaaagaaaaagaagaagactaaGGATACAAAAGAACTGTACCCTATCTTGCGCAATACACATCAGAAAGGTCAACCGGATCCCATCTTTATGGCTGAACCAATGCGAGCGTCAAACTCTTTTGTTGGAACTGAAGAATACATAGCTCCG GAAATTATATCAGGAGCAGGTCATACTAGCGCAGTGGACTGGTGGGCTCTTG GGGTTCTTCTATATGAAATGCTCTATGGATATACACCATTTAGAGGAAAGACCAGGCAAAGAACTTTTGCCAATGTTCTGCAGAAAGATATTAAATTTCCAGGAAGTAAAGTG GTGAGTCTTCAGGCAAAGCAGTTGATATATCGGTTGTTACACAAAGATCCTAAAAACAGATTGGGAGCTCGTGAAGGTGCAAACGAAATTAAGCAACATCCATTCTTCCATGGAATCAATTGGGCTCTAGTTCGTTGTCAG AGCCCTCCTAAGCTTGATTCTCCTCTTTTCGAGCTGATAGAAGCGGAAGCAAAAGCTGAAAAGGTCGATCCTGGGCTACAAGatcttcaaacgaatattttctAA
- the LOC108218656 gene encoding phototropin-1 isoform X1: protein MLVMEHAENKVMSPPAAASSSTRNSRGSLEVFNPSTYNRPSNYQVFRPQSSWKNWTDKSTEPPENISGRHNDASDKVTSWMALKDSTPPPQLVINEGLKSPIGGGSVAQRAAEWGLVLKTDDETGKLKGVKVRNSGGDEPNNNKTVASTSRKNSSTSVRSSGDLSDDGDKGIPRVSEDLKDALSAFQQTFVVSDATKPDYPILYASAGFFKMTGYTPKEVIGRNCRFMQGADTNPEDVAKIREALQEGKTYCGRLLNYKKDGSPFWNLLTVSPIKDETGKTLKFIGMQVEVSKHTEGSKENMLRPNGLPESLIRYDARQKEMASTSVTELLEAVERPESMNVRPLIRRSSDQGTDKDQLDGLGKYYTAVTTAPPPRRNSHAGIRTSMQRINEVPDKKPKKTSRRHSFMGIIKKRRASNESDDHQFKDLSLEDGEDDDDDDISVPNGDDERPGSLDDKVKQKEKRKGLDLATTLERIEKNFVITDPRLPDNPIIFASDSFLELTEYSREEILGRNCRFLQGPETDPATVKKIREAIDSQKEVTVQLINYTKTGKKFWNLFHLQPMRDHKGDVQYFIGVQLDGSQHVEPLHSCIPETTATESAVQVKETAVNVDEAVRELPDANSKPEDLWRNHSKTVHAKPHKKDSSAWKAIEKILDNGEQLALKHFRPVKPLGSGDTGSVHLVELCGTGEYFAMKAMDKSVMLNRNKVHRACAEREILDMLDHPFLPALYASFQTKTHICLITDYCPGGELFVLLDRQPTKVLKEDAVRFFAAEVVVALEYLHCQGIIYRDLKPENILIQQNGHVVLTDFDLSCLTSCKPQLLIPEITDKKKKKKKTKDTKELYPILRNTHQKGQPDPIFMAEPMRASNSFVGTEEYIAPEIISGAGHTSAVDWWALGVLLYEMLYGYTPFRGKTRQRTFANVLQKDIKFPGSKVVSLQAKQLIYRLLHKDPKNRLGAREGANEIKQHPFFHGINWALVRCQSPPKLDSPLFELIEAEAKAEKVDPGLQDLQTNIF, encoded by the exons AGTAATGGAGCATGCAGAGAACAAAGTAATGTCTCCACCAGCGGCAGCATCATCCTCCACAAGAAACTCACGGGGCTCGCTTGAAGTCTTCAATCCATCGACTTATAATCGCCCGAGTAATTACCAAGTCTTCCGGCCACAATCTTCCTGGAAAAACTGGACTGACAAGAGCACTGAACCACCGGAAAATATCTCTGGCAGACATAATGATGCCTCTGATAAGGTCACCTCATGGATGGCACTCAAAGACTCAACACCACCGCCACAGTTGGTGATTAACGAGGGCCTTAAATCCCCCATTGGAGGTGGTTCTGTGGCTCAGAGAGCAGCAGAGTGGGGATTAGTACTGAAGACAGATGATGAGACTGGAAAGTTAAAGGGTGTCAAGGTGAGAAACTCTGGTGGTGATGAGCCTAACAATAATAAAACTGTTGCTTCGACATCGAGAAAGAACTCAAGTACCTCAGTTAGAAGCTCTGGTGATTTATCCGATGATGGAG ATAAAGGGATTCCGAGGGTGTCTGAAGACTTGAAGGATGCGTTATCAGCCTTTCAACAAACATTTGTAGTATCAGATGCAACAAAGCCAGATTATCCAATACTCTATGCAAGTGCTGGTTTCTTTAAAATGACTGGCTACACACCTAAAGAAGTTATTGGCAGAAACTG TCGATTCATGCAGGGTGCAGATACGAATCCAGAAGATGTGGCAAAGATCAGAGAAGCACTACAAGAAGGGAAGACATATTGTGGGAGGCTGTTGAATTACAAGAAAGATGGGTCGCCTTTTTGGAACCTTCTCACCGTTTCTCCTATCAAGGATGAAACTGGCAAAACTCTCAAATTCATCGG AATGCAAGTGGAGGTGAGCAAGCACACAGAAGGTTCTAAGGAGAACATGCTCCGTCCCAATGGATTACCTGAATCTTTAATTCGATACGATG CTCGACAGAAAGAGATGGCATCGACTTCTGTAACAGAACTATTGGAAGCAGTGGAAAGGCCTGAATCAATGAATGTTCGACCTCTAATACGAAGATCATCTGATCAAGGCACTGACAAGGATCAATTAGATGGTCTTGGCAAGTACTATACAGCTGTTACGACAGCTCCTCCTCCTAGGAGAAACTCTCATGCTGGTATCCGGACCTCAATGCAGAGGATCAATGAAGTACCGgataaaaaaccaaaaaagacTTCGCGACGCCATTCTTTCATGGG GATTATTAAGAAACGACGAGCTAGTAATGAAAGTGATGATCATCAGTTCAAAGATTTATCTCTTGAAGAtggagaagatgatgatgacgaCGACATCAGTGTGCCAAATGGTGATGATGAGCGACCAGGAAGTTTGGATGACAAAGTAAAGCAAaaggagaaaagaaaaggacttGATCTTGCTACTACTCTTGAACGTATCGAGAAAAACTTTGTCATTACTGATCCAAGACTGCCTGATAATCCTATA ATATTTGCATCAGATAGCTTCTTGGAGTTGACAGAGTACAGTCGTGAAGAAATCTTAGGAAGAAATTGCAG GTTTCTTCAAGGGCCTGAAACTGATCCAGCTactgtaaaaaaaataagagaagCTATTGATAGCCAGAAGGAAGTTACTGTTCAGCTTATCAACTACACCAAAACTG GCAAAAAGTTCTGGAATCTGTTTCATCTGCAGCCTATGCGTGATCATAAG GGAGATGTTCAGTATTTTATAGGGGTACAACTAGATGGAAGTCAGCATGTCGAGCCACTTCACAGCTGTATACCCGAGACAACTGCTACAGAGAGCGCAGTACAG GTGAAAGAAACTGCAGTGAACGTTGATGAAGCAGTGAGAGAACTTCCAGATGCTAATTCG AAACCGGAAGATTTATGGAGAAACCACTCGAAAACGGTTCATGCTAAACCTCATAAAAAGGATAGCTCTGCTTGGAAGGCTATTGAGAAG ATTCTTGATAATGGAGAACAGcttgctttgaagcactttagGCCAGTAAAACCTCTGGGATCTGGTGACACCGGAAG TGTGCATTTGGTGGAATTGTGTGGTACGGGTGAATATTTTGCAATGAAAGCCATGGATAAAAGTGTGATGCTTAACCGCAACAAG GTCCATAGAGCTTGTGCAGAAAGAGAAATCCTAGACATGTTGGACCACCCTTTTCTTCCTGCCTTGTATGCTTCATTTCAG ACCAAAACACATATTTGTCTTATAACTGATTATTGCCCCGGAGGAGAGCTGTTTGTGCTTTTAGACAGACAACCAACAAAGGTGCTGAAGGAAGATGCTGTAAG GTTCTTTGCTGCCGAAGTAGTTGTGGCTTTAGAGTACCTTCATTGTCAAG GCATTATTTACAGAGATTTGAAGCCTGAAAATATTTTGATCCAGCAAAACGGACACGTGGTGTTAACAGATTTTGATTTGTCCTGTTTAACATCCTGCAAGCCACAG CTTTTAATTCCTGAGATCACtgataagaaaaagaaaaagaagaagactaaGGATACAAAAGAACTGTACCCTATCTTGCGCAATACACATCAGAAAGGTCAACCGGATCCCATCTTTATGGCTGAACCAATGCGAGCGTCAAACTCTTTTGTTGGAACTGAAGAATACATAGCTCCG GAAATTATATCAGGAGCAGGTCATACTAGCGCAGTGGACTGGTGGGCTCTTG GGGTTCTTCTATATGAAATGCTCTATGGATATACACCATTTAGAGGAAAGACCAGGCAAAGAACTTTTGCCAATGTTCTGCAGAAAGATATTAAATTTCCAGGAAGTAAAGTG GTGAGTCTTCAGGCAAAGCAGTTGATATATCGGTTGTTACACAAAGATCCTAAAAACAGATTGGGAGCTCGTGAAGGTGCAAACGAAATTAAGCAACATCCATTCTTCCATGGAATCAATTGGGCTCTAGTTCGTTGTCAG AGCCCTCCTAAGCTTGATTCTCCTCTTTTCGAGCTGATAGAAGCGGAAGCAAAAGCTGAAAAGGTCGATCCTGGGCTACAAGatcttcaaacgaatattttctAA